Proteins from one Bombyx mori chromosome 25, ASM3026992v2 genomic window:
- the Bmp-2 gene encoding bmp-2 protein (The RefSeq protein has 1 frameshift compared to this genomic sequence) — translation MVPQTKVFVGSLPQGSKPEDLRKLFERFGVVTECDIMNRCGFVHMQTEEQAAAAIRALHNSTFNGGVISVERGRIKERGQRGGGRGGRGSMRGGMERRGGGPVRHAPPPRDAPYMRDRPGPVRGYERGPPAAPYDERYAYGEDRRGFALMDRGPRDAYAPPAPAYPDERYQNHISVVEGTRRYDEPPYDDRHYDERAQYERPRPAHHIPNGDMYSRRSPAPMYSGRGGPAPVAGGYERDHYVPQYMQPPLGRGGGAPRGRDMSGGVGPRRYVAATDHELQDHTSIVYKLIRIMSIVF, via the exons ATGGTGCCG CAAACGAAGGTGTTCGTCGGCAGCCTGCCGCAGGGCTCCAAACCGGAGGACCTAAGAAAGCTGTTTGAGCGTTTCGGCGTCGTCACAGAGTGTGATATAATGAACCGGTGCGGGTTCGTGCATATGCAGACAGAGGAACAAGCGGCAGCGGCGATTCGCGCGCTTCATAACTCTACATTTAACGGCGGCGTTATATCCGTGGAGCGCGGTCGCATCAAAGAACGCGGGCAGCGTGGGGGCGGTCGCGGTGGACGAGGTTCCATGCGCGGTGGCATGGAGCGTCGCGGAGGCGGCCCCGTGCGACACGCGCCCCCGCCTCGGGACGCACCATACATGAGGGACCGGCCAGGTCCGGTGCGCGGCTACGAACGCGGTCCGCCGGCGGCGCCCTATGACGAGCGCTATGCGTACGGCGAGGACCGGCGTGGGTTCGCGCTGATGGATCGCGGCCCTAGGGACGCTTATGCACCGCCGGCGCCTGCTTACCCTGACGAACGCTACCAGAATCACATCTCAGTGGTGGAGGGTACGCGACGTTACGATGAGCCTCCCTATGACGACCGCCACTACGACGAGCGCGCACAGTATGAACGCCCGAGACCTGCTCACCACATACCTAACGGGGACATGTACAGCCGAAGATCACCTGCCCCCATGTATTCCGG GCGTGGAGGTCCAGCTCCAGTGGCCGGAGGTTACGAGAGAGATCACTATGTACCACAATACATGCAACCTCCATTGGGACG CGGGGGCGGAGCGCCACGGGGCCGCGACATGTCCGGGGGCGTCGGCCCGCGCCGGT TAGCCGCCACTGACCACGAACTTCAGGACCACACGTCTATAGTCTATAAGTTAATTAGAATTATGTCAatcgttttttaa
- the Bmp-2 gene encoding bmp-2 protein isoform X1: MVPQTKVFVGSLPQGSKPEDLRKLFERFGVVTECDIMNRCGFVHMQTEEQAAAAIRALHNSTFNGGVISVERGRIKERGQRGGGRGGRGSMRGGMERRGGGPVRHAPPPRDAPYMRDRPGPVRGYERGPPAAPYDERYAYGEDRRGFALMDRGPRDAYAPPAPAYPDERYQNHISVVEGTRRYDEPPYDDRHYDERAQYERPRPAHHIPNGDMYSRRSPAPMYSGRGGPAPVAGGYERDHYVPQYMQPPLGRGGGAPRGRDMSGGVGPRRY, translated from the exons ATGGTGCCG CAAACGAAGGTGTTCGTCGGCAGCCTGCCGCAGGGCTCCAAACCGGAGGACCTAAGAAAGCTGTTTGAGCGTTTCGGCGTCGTCACAGAGTGTGATATAATGAACCGGTGCGGGTTCGTGCATATGCAGACAGAGGAACAAGCGGCAGCGGCGATTCGCGCGCTTCATAACTCTACATTTAACGGCGGCGTTATATCCGTGGAGCGCGGTCGCATCAAAGAACGCGGGCAGCGTGGGGGCGGTCGCGGTGGACGAGGTTCCATGCGCGGTGGCATGGAGCGTCGCGGAGGCGGCCCCGTGCGACACGCGCCCCCGCCTCGGGACGCACCATACATGAGGGACCGGCCAGGTCCGGTGCGCGGCTACGAACGCGGTCCGCCGGCGGCGCCCTATGACGAGCGCTATGCGTACGGCGAGGACCGGCGTGGGTTCGCGCTGATGGATCGCGGCCCTAGGGACGCTTATGCACCGCCGGCGCCTGCTTACCCTGACGAACGCTACCAGAATCACATCTCAGTGGTGGAGGGTACGCGACGTTACGATGAGCCTCCCTATGACGACCGCCACTACGACGAGCGCGCACAGTATGAACGCCCGAGACCTGCTCACCACATACCTAACGGGGACATGTACAGCCGAAGATCACCTGCCCCCATGTATTCCGG GCGTGGAGGTCCAGCTCCAGTGGCCGGAGGTTACGAGAGAGATCACTATGTACCACAATACATGCAACCTCCATTGGGACG CGGGGGCGGAGCGCCACGGGGCCGCGACATGTCCGGGGGCGTCGGCCCGCGCCGGTACTAG
- the Bmp-2 gene encoding bmp-2 protein isoform X3, whose protein sequence is MVPQTKVFVGSLPQGSKPEDLRKLFERFGVVTECDIMNRCGFVHMQTEEQAAAAIRALHNSTFNGGVISVERGRIKERGQRGGGRGGRGSMRGGMERRGGGPVRHAPPPRDAPYMRDRPGPVRGYERGPPAAPYDERYAYGEDRRGFALMDRGPRDAYAPPAPAYPDERYQNHISVVEGTRRYDEPPYDDRHYDERAQYERPRPAHHIPNGDMYSRRSPAPMYSGRGGPAPVAGGYERDHYVPQYMQPPLGRIW, encoded by the exons ATGGTGCCG CAAACGAAGGTGTTCGTCGGCAGCCTGCCGCAGGGCTCCAAACCGGAGGACCTAAGAAAGCTGTTTGAGCGTTTCGGCGTCGTCACAGAGTGTGATATAATGAACCGGTGCGGGTTCGTGCATATGCAGACAGAGGAACAAGCGGCAGCGGCGATTCGCGCGCTTCATAACTCTACATTTAACGGCGGCGTTATATCCGTGGAGCGCGGTCGCATCAAAGAACGCGGGCAGCGTGGGGGCGGTCGCGGTGGACGAGGTTCCATGCGCGGTGGCATGGAGCGTCGCGGAGGCGGCCCCGTGCGACACGCGCCCCCGCCTCGGGACGCACCATACATGAGGGACCGGCCAGGTCCGGTGCGCGGCTACGAACGCGGTCCGCCGGCGGCGCCCTATGACGAGCGCTATGCGTACGGCGAGGACCGGCGTGGGTTCGCGCTGATGGATCGCGGCCCTAGGGACGCTTATGCACCGCCGGCGCCTGCTTACCCTGACGAACGCTACCAGAATCACATCTCAGTGGTGGAGGGTACGCGACGTTACGATGAGCCTCCCTATGACGACCGCCACTACGACGAGCGCGCACAGTATGAACGCCCGAGACCTGCTCACCACATACCTAACGGGGACATGTACAGCCGAAGATCACCTGCCCCCATGTATTCCGG GCGTGGAGGTCCAGCTCCAGTGGCCGGAGGTTACGAGAGAGATCACTATGTACCACAATACATGCAACCTCCATTGGGACG GATCTGGTGA
- the Bmp-2 gene encoding bmp-2 protein isoform X2, with the protein MVPQTKVFVGSLPQGSKPEDLRKLFERFGVVTECDIMNRCGFVHMQTEEQAAAAIRALHNSTFNGGVISVERGRIKERGQRGGGRGGRGSMRGGMERRGGGPVRHAPPPRDAPYMRDRPGPVRGYERGPPAAPYDERYAYGEDRRGFALMDRGPRDAYAPPAPAYPDERYQNHISVVEGTRRYDEPPYDDRHYDERAQYERPRPAHHIPNGDMYSRRSPAPMYSGRGGPAPVAGGYERDHYVPQYMQPPLGRQWLAG; encoded by the exons ATGGTGCCG CAAACGAAGGTGTTCGTCGGCAGCCTGCCGCAGGGCTCCAAACCGGAGGACCTAAGAAAGCTGTTTGAGCGTTTCGGCGTCGTCACAGAGTGTGATATAATGAACCGGTGCGGGTTCGTGCATATGCAGACAGAGGAACAAGCGGCAGCGGCGATTCGCGCGCTTCATAACTCTACATTTAACGGCGGCGTTATATCCGTGGAGCGCGGTCGCATCAAAGAACGCGGGCAGCGTGGGGGCGGTCGCGGTGGACGAGGTTCCATGCGCGGTGGCATGGAGCGTCGCGGAGGCGGCCCCGTGCGACACGCGCCCCCGCCTCGGGACGCACCATACATGAGGGACCGGCCAGGTCCGGTGCGCGGCTACGAACGCGGTCCGCCGGCGGCGCCCTATGACGAGCGCTATGCGTACGGCGAGGACCGGCGTGGGTTCGCGCTGATGGATCGCGGCCCTAGGGACGCTTATGCACCGCCGGCGCCTGCTTACCCTGACGAACGCTACCAGAATCACATCTCAGTGGTGGAGGGTACGCGACGTTACGATGAGCCTCCCTATGACGACCGCCACTACGACGAGCGCGCACAGTATGAACGCCCGAGACCTGCTCACCACATACCTAACGGGGACATGTACAGCCGAAGATCACCTGCCCCCATGTATTCCGG GCGTGGAGGTCCAGCTCCAGTGGCCGGAGGTTACGAGAGAGATCACTATGTACCACAATACATGCAACCTCCATTGGGACG